TGACCGTGCTGCACTGGTAGACTTACCTACCTACCGAGCTTGTGACTCACTGTCCTCTTTCATCAACCAATTCAGCCCACTGAAATTTAATAAAATGCCATCTTTTCCAGCACCTGAAACCCACCCCGCTtgtcttgttacatttttacatacactaaaaaaaacaatgtaaaaaagataaaatatgaGAATGCAAAGCAATAAATTGGTTTATAAAGTGTAAACATTGTATAAAAATTGCTACATCCCCTCCCCCACTTAATCCTTTTCTGTTTTTGGCTTTTTCATCAGGCACTCCCCACTTTCACCCGCAGGCCGTTTCAATAATTGTTTCTTCCTCTCTTTAAGGATATTCCGGAAATGAGCCAGGCAGGTGTCGTTGAATAAGGACGACGCACACCCGGTTGCGACTTTTTCGGGGTGTTTTCGCTCGACAAAATTTGAAAGtctctcccacattcccaacaTTTCCATGATCTCACTCGTGGAGATAACTTCGTCCACCTCCGGCTCCTCCGCGGTACCGATTTCCTGCAAAACCTTTGCGTGCTGCTGCGTCTGCAGAGCTTTTAACTCCTCCGCCGTCAGTTCCTCAGAGTGCTCCTCAACGAGCTCGTTCACGTCCTCTTCATCGACTTCCAGCCCCATGGACTTCCCGAGGGACACAATCTCCTCCACCACCGCCTCTTCGGGCTCAAATATGACCCTTTCAGACACGACCTCGGGCCACAGCTTTTTCCACGCGCAAATCAAGGTCTTCTTCGTAACGCCCTGCCAGGCCATGTCGATGATTTTGAGACACGACACGATGTTGTAGTGGTCCTTCCAGAACTCTCGGATGGTGAGATTTGAACTCTGCGTCACCTCAAAGCAGCGACGAAAGAGGTGCTTGGTGAATAGTTTCTTAAAATTGGAGACCACCTGCTGGTCCATGGGTTGCAGGATAGCGGTGCCGTCGGGTGGAAGGTAAAAAACTTTTATAAATTTGAAATCTTCGAGGATGTCGTCTTCGAGGTTGTGCGGGTGAGCAGGGGCGTTGTCCAGGACGAGGAGAGCGCGCAAGGGTAGGTTTTTCACCTGGAGGTAAGTCTTCACAGCAGGACCGAAGACCAGGTTGACCCACTCTACAAAGAACTGCCTGGTGACCCACGCCCTCGGGTTTGCCCTCCACATAACCTGcagtttttctttaataatCTTATGCGACTTAAAGGCCCTGGGATTTTCTGAATGATACACGAGTAGTGGCTTGATCTTGCAGTCGCCGCTCGCATTGGCGCACAATGTTAGGGTTAACCGGTCTTTCATGGGTTTGTGACCCGGCATCTTCATCTCCTCAACGGTTATGAAAGTCCTCCTCGGCATCCTTTTCCAGAACAGACCGGTCTCGTCACAGTTGAAGACCTGCTGGGGGACGTAGCCCTCAGCCGCAATCACATCAGTAAAGGTTTTGCGGTAATCCTCGTTCACGTCCGACCTTGCCGTCTCAAAACTCCTGACATCGGAAGGGCAGCTGATCCGCCTTCTAAAATTGTCATACCAGCCCCGACTGGCTTTGAATGAGTCTTCCGGCGCCCCGCCCGTCGAAGATCCCGGAGTCTGTTTTAACAAATCGGCATAAATGGCCCGTGCCTTCTCGCAGATTGCACCCTCGGTCAATGGACATCTTGTGAGCTGCTTCTCTGTCAACCACACCAACAGGAGCCTCTCCATCTTTTCATGGACAGACGTCCGCAATCTTGAGATGATTTTAACACCCATAGCTGGTGTTATCGCCTTTATAGACTCCTTCTGCTTCAGTATAGAACATATGGTGGAAGTATTTCGGTCGTACAGCCTCGCCAAGTCGACGACGCGCACACCGCGCTCGTATTTTTCGATGATTTCATGCTTTAATTGAATGgacatcattttctttttcttcttttttggaggATTGACTTTCTTCACAGGATCCATGTTTAAAAAGGGAATTTGTGACGGTAACTATACagataaaaagagaaaatgcaaGCCTCCCcagggtaaaaataaaaacgcttCCACTCACTGGATGTTAACCACGTGAACGGAACTAATGAGGAATGCTGGGCCGATGTTGTGGGGTTCGCCGACTGGCGGCACGGTTGCTTGGAGTTTGAGCTCGCcgcacaatttaaaaacaacctTCGTAAACAGCCAAGTTTGTGCAGTCCTAAGTCGTGGTATCACGGGATTTCGGAGTCTTCACATGCCGCTGGTAACAATGGACGCCGCCATTTTTGTTGACACTCGGTCCACCGCTTTTTCTCCCCGGTTGTCTCTTTTGGGGGTCAAACGTACTCGGAAAAAAACCGGTGGCAATCCACCTCACGTCCTTACGAATTCCCTTAGGAATTGTCCCATCGCGTCGTTCACTCTCAGGCGGTCGCCGTACTTTTCCTCGAGCGTCGTCGCAACTCTCCGGTGTTTCCCTTTATTCAACAACAATGCGCGCTGCTCACACGAATAATATAGTTTGTAGCGATGCAGACAAGTCGGTATCGGCCGTAACCACGTCAAAGTCACCCAGAAGACACCTTTTCGGTGTCTGCTGGAAGTGTCTTCCTATTTCAGGCTCCCCCCAGCCTCTCAGGCTGTTCTTCTTGGCATACGTGTGCAATACCGCCGCCTACCGGTGAGGAGTGTGGCTCAACTCAGAATAGAATATTGACTAGCACAACGAACATTATATTCATATCACATTCATACATCGACTCTAATAATAGAACGTTGTAATGTTTTTTCCGTGCCAACTTTCATGTTTAACCTAACCTGGCgagtttttttaaaccacttaaTCCCCCGCTGTATCGCGGTTTAAGATTTAGTTTAAATTTTTacctgattaaaaaatattatagtTTCCACTTGAAtttgttcatatatatatatatatcttgttacatttttacataaaaaaaacaatgtaaaaaagataaaataagagaatGCAACGCAATACATTGGTTCATGAAGTGTAAACATTGTATAAAAATTGCTACATCCCCTCCCCCACTTAatccttttctgttttttgctttttatatatgtatatagtacaatatttgtttgttaTTCCCGGTCAATTTTAGGTGGCCTGCGTCATATAGAAAAAAATTAAcgcaaaaaaaatttcacaaacTCGCAACACTAAAGGATCATGAGGGTGAACCATATGTGAGTAGAGCGGCGATAATAATGAATTGATCCATATTTTTTAGAAAAGCAAATACAATtagaacaaacaaaatgtcCCTCTTTAATGCACCTTGGACAAAGTTTCAGAAGCAAAAATGGTTTCCTGTTTTTGCTCTTAGCAAAGGCTAATTTAGGAAGACGTCACATTAATGATTAATTATGATCTCGAGAAACAGACTGTCATCTTTTTAGAGATTCCTCATTTTGGTTCTCATTATATGGAGATATGTTATCGTGTGATACGAGGTTGTGgggccaccccaaaaaaatcatgaaactgCAAAACGATTTAGCTTACCACTTCACAGAAAGCGCTGATGTAGCAGTTTCTCAAAACAACTATCATGTAAAATTGTTTGGCAGATTGTTTTTACGATGTTTAATAAAGTTGAAGTATGTCGAAGTGACCCTTGCATCCTTtgattctgtaaaaaaaatagaaaaacagctgcagaagctgtctttatttaaaaaaaaaaacaactaaaaactAAACAgaactcattcattcatcttacATCACAAGCGTGtttgagcctctcccagctgactgagaggcagggtacaccctgaattggtcaccggacaatcgcagggcacatacaagcAATTGCACCAACAGGCAATTTAAAGCCCCCAGTTAGTctaccatgaatgttttttgggatgtggtgggGAAACCgggagtacctggaaaaaaacccgcacaggcacgtggagaacatgcaaagtccacacaagcaaggccggatttgaacctggaccctcagaactgtcaaaTAGATGTGCTTAACAATCAATCATTGTGCCGCCAAgaaatagaaatatatatattaaaaaaaaaaaagtataacgaGGTAGGGGAATCTTGATAAACGGGTGGGTAAAAAGTAACCAAAAATTATGGTGGAAGGCAAAACCAACACAACAAGTGAAAACGAAGGAAACATGACATGATGTGATGATGGGGAGATGCCAAAACTCTTGTTAACAGGGGCAAATCAATAAAGTAAATCCTACAGTGAGATGTAGCAAACATACAAGCCAGACATAATACAAAATGGCAAATGGCCCCAAGGAAGGAACGAGAGCAGCATTCTGGTGTCTTCCAGTGTTGAACGCAGCGCTTCAGACAGGGTGCTCATTACAAAATCGCtaacaagtgcaaaaaaaaaacaaattcaactgAAGGCCCATTACATGCCTTAAAATATAAGCCTTGTATTCTATATAATATCAGACATTGTCCCCGAGATGTTCCCGTGGTGGTTGAAGCCTTTCATAAATAAAGATTCTTCCTCCAACTTTTCCCTGTTGAAAATGAGTGTGAAATACGTCCGCTGTTTTAATGTAGTCCTGCAGAAACGCTGAGATCTCCtgcaacataaaacaaaattcaGTAACATATCTACTTTTAAAGTCACCAATAGACGGCCAAatgagcatttattcaatatgcTTAGTGTCCAATTTAAGACCCAAGTGCTAGTAGGCACTTTGTCCCAACTAGCAGGTCAACTCAATGCACTAGTGGGCTATCAATCCTATTTGTCGACTGTCAACTACTGCATGAACAACAGTACATAGCAATATACGggaaagcctcggttctcgaacgaaaattttgagattttttttttgcttctgttttcaaacaaaaatcgaacGCCCCCGTATTGcgcgtggccagaccagctgacccaggacatgcttggttgtgaattcccacgcctccgaaaaacccggaaataacgggcgcaaccagttgacacacccacgacgcgttttgttattgtcaatttgaacacccccccgaaaaaaaactgtaaatgaCACAACGCGttcggcgcaaccagcgcacttttgttattctgtataacgcagcctctgtacacagacccagtgtcccagtagtgactgttgtttttccttcttatcgaggacgaccgtatttacccccaatcatggctccaaagaaggcaagttgcttgtttaaacttattctgcacttttgttaataaaaaaagtttacaaggttggggtccgagtcgctacagatacggcaatgcgctcccagccgagtgtactctactactaaagcatacattttaagcaaaaaatgagtatatttcttaaattattttattatataaagtacttAAACTGTACGCgtatttctattatgcagtttattatcaggaaaagctaaaaaaatattttgaaaagcctaatttttttagacttggaacgcaataattctttttccattcattgttatgggaaacatttattccgttttcgaacaaatcacttcttgaaccgttttctggaacagattgtggtcgagaaccgaggcattgCTGCGCTGTAAATAACAAGTTGAACAAAGTGCTGTTTGGAAACTTAAgcaagttgtctttttttttttaaccaccttttattttcatttcctgaaaagttgtaattttaaagGTGGGGAACTCTCCCAGAAGAATATGATATGCAAAATATAACTACCTTAACTACCACtttatagtagtagtagtatatagtagtagtagtgtaaTATATTCCCTTTTCCACACCTTCTATGCAGTGACTTTGGTCACCATTTCGAGCACACTATAAgtccatcccatccatccattttcttagccgcttatcctcacaagggtcgcggggagtgccagagcctatcccagctgtcaacggggaggaggttgggtacaccctaaactggtggCCAGCTAATCGgtgggtacatcgagacaaaaaacagccgcactcacatagcacctatgggcaatttagagtgtccaactaatgttgaatgtttttgggatgtgggaggaaacgagagcgcccggagaaaacccacgacggcacggggagaacatgcaaactccacacaggcggagtcctcagaactgtgaggccaacgctttaccagctgccccataGTTCTGCCCACACTTTAAGTGATGGTATCTATTTCGGGAATGAAAAGGCGCATTCCATAGGAATTTAGGTATTCAAAATTGCGACAAAATGAAttgatatttttggaaatgaaggacagtttcattttcttgagcGAAAATATCGAAGATTAATGTGTTGGTAAAATATGGCTTATTAAGATCTTATAACTTTAAGCACATGGGAAAATATGCCCCAAAGAACTAATACAAGGACCTCAACGTGGATATAAAGGATAACGAATAAATGCACGGATGGCTTTCTAGAAACAACACTAGTACCTTCTCCAAGACATCAAAGAGAATCAAGTGAGTAGGACGTGACCGCACGTGGGGAAACGAAGTCCGGAGCCAGAGGAGCGGGTCGTCGTAGAATCTGTCCGCTTCATCCACGTGGCCCGGCTGGCCGAGATCAGGCGGGCACTCGAGGAACCGCATCTTTAGCGGGCAGTGGACGTGGCTGCGGGGAGAGGGAAAGCTCTTCAAGTTGCCCGTTACGGGTCTTTGTGGCTCACCGTGCAGCGGGCACCTGTAGTAAGGCGTGGAATGGCAGGGCATGAGGAAGAGGACGTCGTACTCGGACACGTTGTGGCAAAGCGCGCGGACGTGGCCCATCACGTCCAGGGCGCCGCGCTGGTGGATTAAACCCGTGTACAGGGCTACCAGCAAGTTGGTCACCAACAAGCCGCACGCGGCTGCTCGTCGCCACACTTTCATATTTGCCACCGATACACCTGTTTATACACACGCAGTTACATACATACTCCAGTGCTGGGCGAGGTATCGTAATCCAACCCACCAGGCATTTATACACTGCCGAGATTCCTGTCATACAGTGTTTATAAAAAgactacacacccctgttcacaggtttttgtaatgtaaaatattgaGACCAGGACAAACCATTTCACAAATTTCATGTACAACCTGTTGAAGTAAactggaaaagaaagaaaaaaaaaaccctgaaatgaGGTTGCATTAGTCTTCATACCCTCTTCTCACTGCATGGGAAAGTGAACGTGTAAAGAATTAACGAATCACATTCCAATtcagcacggtgacgcagctggttaagcgttggcctcacaggtctgagttcccgggttcaatcccggccccgcctgtgtggaggtttgcatgttctcctcgtgcctgcgtgggtttcctcccacatcccaaaaacatccaacattaattggacactctaaattgcgcgtaggtgtgattctgagtgcggctgtttgtctccacatgccctgcgattggctggaaaccagttcagggtgtagcccgcctcctccggcccgttgacagctgggataggctccggcacgccccgcgacccttgtgaggataagcggcaaagaaaatagatggatggatattacacaTGGGGAGAAAAATATAGTCATGGtacatccacccacccattttcttatccacttATACTcgcaagggtcatgggagtggtggagcctatcacagggcaggaggcagggtacaccaattgcagggcacatagagacaaacacccgacccttgtgaggataagcggctaagaaaatggatgactagCATTccaattcattttaaatgggaGTTACCACACACCTGCCACAATTTAAAACCGACCTCAACCCCCTCCCCGAAAGGTTCAGATGCTTTAGTAGGCTTTTCCCGGCAACAATTTTTGCTTTGGTATTTGTGGTCAATAAAACTGGATATTATTCCTTCCATCTTTCTAGactttatatatccatccattcatccattttctttgccgcttatcctcacgagggtcgcggagagtgttggagcctatcccagctgtcaacaggcaggaggcgggtcgtacaccctgaactggttgccagccaatcgcggggcacatcgagacaaacagccgcactcacaatcacacctatgggcaatttggagtgtccaattaatgttggaaaccggagtgcccggaggaaacccacacaggcacggggagaacatgccgactccacacaggcggggacgggatcgaacccgggtcctcaaaactgtgaggccgacgctttaccagctgattcaccttatatatcatctaaaaaaatgtaaattaaaaactttACCGCAAAAGACCATACAGAAGGGAAGCACAGGGTAGATGAATCTAAACTCCTTGTGAGGAAGCAAACTGAAAAGATATCAAACGAGCCAAAGAATTGATGAGACTGATTAGCATTCGGAGAGTAAGCGAGAGAATTCCGACGCGTTACCTGTATATGCCGACGGTCCAAGCGATCGCCACCAGCAGGATTCTGTACCTTCTGAACGCGAGGGAACATCCGTGGAAAAAGAACGGGAGGTGAGAGCCCGCGATGACGGGGAAGCCCTGGGTGAGGTACCAGTGCCAGGGGTGGGTGCCGTAAAAGTCAGCCACGCCGTGTAAGACGTTCATCTTCACGAAGTTGAATTGCACCAAGATCCACTACACAAAAGatgaataacaaataaataaaatgttgattatCATGAACTTGTGTGGTGTACCTAATGGATGTTCAACGTACACTTCACCTTTTCAAAGAAGACAGAGTCGATTATGGTTGAAATCGCGATGGCTGAAGCcctaaaaaacacaaatattgttacttcaaacaaacaaaacaaaacaaaatcaacccCAAATCCAAAAAATATAAAGCTGTGAATACGAAACACGACTAACCCTATAGGAATGTAGTTATCAACCATGAGTCTCAATTTGTTTTCGTCCCGCCAGAAATGGTAAATCAACAGCGGAAGCCAGACAATCAGGGCCGTGGGACGAACAATGAACGCTAATGCGACGAGGCTCAGATATTTTTTActgggtggggggaaaaaaaacaagcaaggtGTGAGACAGAGAAAGGGAAGGTGGGGGGGAGGTTATCACATTCAGGAGACCtgctgtgtgttttggatctCGGCAAAGGGAAGTAGGAAAGAGCCAGACAAGCGATTGTGGCCTCCACGCTGTTGCTTATCGTTCTGGTGCAGCAGAACCACGTGAACCACGAGCACATGTGGCAGAAGAACTGCACAAAAGcataaataacaaaacaaaaccatcaaCAGGCAGGCAACAGATTTGAATTTCAACCCAGACAGAAACAAGTCTAGTTACCGTCCATTTTGCAATATCGCGATCTTCCAGTGTTCTGATGAGGAAGAAGAATTTAACGTCCGCAAAGGCGGCAACGAGTGCGTGAAGTAGTCGGGGAAGCCATATCTGGAGGCAAAACCAACCAGTTCGAACAACAAAATCTGTTGCGACCCAAACATGGCTGAAtatagataataaaaaaaaagatactttcCAGAAGATACACAGAATCGCAATGTATCCAGTGTAGCATTTTATAGATAACTGCAAAGAAGAGAGGATATGTGAAGCCTCTTATGCCCTCCTTCCATTCCCACGTCAGATGCCCATAAGTTCCACTGTTAAGTATCTTTTTCAAAAACTTGATGACCTGACGTGAATGCCGTTGCCCCCgtgaccagtgcagggtgtacgcTCAAATGTGGACAAACACTATGTATTGAATTGAGTGGAAAGGATATTTGAAGGCCATGTGATGGGCGACCTCCACAGACTGCCAGTACTCATCCGGAACGAAGCTGCTCTGAACCAGGAAGCAGTTGAGCACGCGGAAAAGCACAGAAAACAACGCGACTCTCAGCACTTCTGTAGGGAGAAAGAAGAATGGCTTCATTTTTTTGATggattcaaacaattctgcaaggaagagtgggcaAAAATTTCTCCACGGAGAAGTGGAAGACTCATTGCCAGATACAGAAAACATTGGTACAGTTATTAGTTGGGCGGCTgtcttgctgtttttttcttttcattacatgaaataaatattgaaacacAGTAGTTTGAGTTAGCCTGGGTTATGTTTTCTAAAATTAAATTTGCTCGTTGATCTTAATCATTAAACTGGGGCaactatgcaaaaatacaagaatttgagaagtgttccaatactttttaacgagattgtatttaaaaaggaaaaaaacaaaacctttgcTGGCCCTTTAAATGAAATATCTGTCTgtgccaggggtgtcaaactcaaattcacagtgggccaaaattttaaattgaacaaagcagcgggccaaggttgaacaaatgaaccttttaatatcgaaccaaacaagtgtgtaatactctaatattaatttgaaattgcctttaAACGCGGgtcagagtttgacacctacgGTCTATGCTATTTTACTAGACAgtgaaaactgaagaaaaataaatcagaatttTCTTATGGAAGAAAATTCACttttgtacatgtacatgtcAGGTtgttttaagaagaaaaaaaagtagcacGGAAATTAATTTCGTTGGTAACTAATCATTTGTGAATGAGTAATTCCATTAGTTTGTAAATAACTTTTGGACAATAAGTTTAGTGGGATATTAACAGGTTTCGTAAAGTAGTTAATAAACAATTATCACTCAAACTATGGCAACCCACCTGTCTTTATAGGAGCACCGTCGTCTTTTGTGTACAGTCGAGATTTTCTTTTCCTGAGTTTCACGTCGTCCTCTTTCCTCCCGAACCTCGAACGCTGCCTGAAAGTTTCcatgtgtggatgttgttttcTTAGTCGTCAATGCAGACATGAATCTACATGACTGCCAAGAATTTCGGAAGGAAATCTGAACGATAACGCACTAACTGCGTCGTAGGAAGGGCGACCATTCCAAACCAAAATTCCCACAATTTGACGCGCTAACTTCAAATATAGATCACATTTCTGCATGCTAAAAATAAATAGTCACGTTTCCTATGGTGCCGCTACACTTCAATCACATTCCTCTTTTGTTCAGCCAATCgcttttaaaataaagtaaagtGAAACCAATCATTTTTCAACAGGAAATAGCCTGCACAGAAGACGTGTGGTATTCATAACGCCGCATTGACACATCTGTGACGACAAAAACGAGCGACGACTTTATATTCATGTCCAAAGGGAATCCCGCACAACAAAAACAGCTTTCCTTTAATTCTAGACCGCCATATTTACTTATTTAATAATTTAGTGCTTCTTATTATCGATTGGTCTATCGAGAAAGCGAGCTGAAATTTCTTTCGGCACTTTCGCCATCATGTTTACTTACCACTTCAATTTAAAAGTTCAGCATTTCCGATATACAGTTTTGTAAACAGTATTCCTAAATAAAGTCTAACTTGCACATTACACGTACTATATTTAGTTATTGTGTCATTTTTAGATGAATTTTTATAATAGTGATTTATTATTGACAAGGTGCAATGTAACCTTCTATCCAGCAGAAGGCGACGTGGATAACTTATTGTAATTTCTTCTGTAAATAAAGCAGAGAATAAGAACATGCGTCTCGTTATGGAGGTGTCCTAGGTGTCATTCTTGTTGAAGATGTTGTGacgtcgtgtttttttttttttttttcccttctgtcTTTTATCCCCTGACAGTAACGCGCCTCGGACATTTGGTTTTCCTCGGTGAGTTGAAACATATCAATCATTCAATCATTGTTAAGATGTCGACATTTCACTCCAAACTTATGTACAGCTACTGTACTACTGTTAAGCAACAAACTCTCGCGATATCTCGTGGAATTTCGCATTAAAATGCAATGCgtggttttgttttctttacattctTCCTGACTTTCAGGTTCGCCTTGTACCCTCACCCTGCCATTGCTTGAGAAAAATAATGCTTCATAGAAGAATCCCCTTCGCTCAGATGGCCTTGGCAACATTCCTCGGGGTGGCTGGTGGGTTCTATATCTACAGACCCTATTACGAGACCACGACGCAGCAGAACCGGGACGGGACACtaaagaatcatggaagtgaTGGAAAGAATTCATCTGGCTGATGTAAAACAATGGACGAAACAAGCAAAGCAATCCATAAATCAGTGATCgtaaataatacaatttatgttacattttttgtgaCGTGTCATGTATGTGTGAATCACTTgcacttaaaataatttaagaccTAAAATAACATCAGTGGTCATTATTTGTCGTACCGATTTTAAACACTTCCGGTAGTGTACTGTATTGTGTAGAGTAGTGTTTCCTAACATTTATtgagaaatattttatatttgaaaaatctcacgggaCACCAccgaacaaaaatgtcacaaaaactaTATTCGGTGCTACTTGCGCTTGCAAATTAAATTTTCACACGCAGATACACACCGACTTGCACATTATCGTTTCCAATTAAACTCCTATGCatgtttgacatctgtggtcacgAAGTTCTTTGAACGCctcgtgctggaccacctcaagaccGTCACAGGTCCGTAGCTGGACCCGTTGCGGTTTGCCTACCGAGCTCAGAGGCCTGTGGGTCAGCACTTCATCCGTGAACTCCTCAACAGCTTGGAACCcgtgcaaggatcctgttcattgacttcagctctgcgttcaagaCCGTCATCcccgaactcctctcctccaagtttctcacctgccatctgccagtggatctataACTTCCTGACAAGACGGACACAGCAGGTCAGGGTGGggaacaccacctcatccacaccaTCATCaacaccggggcaccccaaggttgcgTCTTCTTCCCGCTGCTTTTCTCTCTCTACACAAACGGGAGACACAAATGCTACAGGAACACGTGTAGGGCACATAACAATACTTacatgcatatattctttatcctctccatagaatgactaatattagtGCCAAACTGAGAAGCCAAAAGAGGAGTTGATCCTGTCTGTCTTTTACTGCCCCCAGACCTGAATGAGCGGCGGAATTGAAAGACAAAATTAGATAATTGTATCTGATTGTATCATTACTGGCGACAGagtgacgcagctggaaagcgttggcctcacagttctgagggttctgggttcaatcccagccctccccgtgacctgcatgggtttcctgcGGCACTCCGGCTTTCTCCCACATggcgaaaacatgcaacattatttgtcAAATCCTTATCCACGCCACtaatcgtcacaagggtcacgggagagccgtagcctatcccagctagcttcgggcgaaaggcggactacaccctgaactggtcaccagtcagtttcGACACCATtaatgagcgggaatcgatcccatgcgcCCCACACCataggcaggcgtgtgtaccattacaccatcagtgactccacaAATAATTGTATCTGATTGTATTATTAATGGCGACACAGtgtcgcagctggaaagcgttggcctcacagttctgaggacccgggttcaatcccagccctccctgtgtggagtaagcatgttctcctcgtgcctatgtgggttttct
The DNA window shown above is from Syngnathoides biaculeatus isolate LvHL_M chromosome 3, ASM1980259v1, whole genome shotgun sequence and carries:
- the LOC133497878 gene encoding tigger transposable element-derived protein 1-like gives rise to the protein MDPVKKVNPPKKKKKKMMSIQLKHEIIEKYERGVRVVDLARLYDRNTSTICSILKQKESIKAITPAMGVKIISRLRTSVHEKMERLLLVWLTEKQLTRCPLTEGAICEKARAIYADLLKQTPGSSTGGAPEDSFKASRGWYDNFRRRISCPSDVRSFETARSDVNEDYRKTFTDVIAAEGYVPQQVFNCDETGLFWKRMPRRTFITVEEMKMPGHKPMKDRLTLTLCANASGDCKIKPLLVYHSENPRAFKSHKIIKEKLQVMWRANPRAWVTRQFFVEWVNLVFGPAVKTYLQVKNLPLRALLVLDNAPAHPHNLEDDILEDFKFIKVFYLPPDGTAILQPMDQQVVSNFKKLFTKHLFRRCFEVTQSSNLTIREFWKDHYNIVSCLKIIDMAWQGVTKKTLICAWKKLWPEVVSERVIFEPEEAVVEEIVSLGKSMGLEVDEEDVNELVEEHSEELTAEELKALQTQQHAKVLQEIGTAEEPEVDEVISTKLCGVTWWQSTRWPTPSAQTPGSGTALWGLRPHVPFFHGRSLGFSRYGILLMVIPWTVTLYRLLPLKVFTFIHKMLPFMIFIGVTVAHLSAW
- the pigb gene encoding GPI mannosyltransferase 3, with translation METFRQRSRFGRKEDDVKLRKRKSRLYTKDDGAPIKTEVLRVALFSVLFRVLNCFLVQSSFVPDEYWQSVEVAHHMAFNYGHLTWEWKEGIRGFTYPLFFAVIYKMLHWIHCDSVYLLIWLPRLLHALVAAFADVKFFFLIRTLEDRDIAKWTFFCHMCSWFTWFCCTRTISNSVEATIACLALSYFPLPRSKTHSSKKYLSLVALAFIVRPTALIVWLPLLIYHFWRDENKLRLMVDNYIPIGASAIAISTIIDSVFFEKWILVQFNFVKMNVLHGVADFYGTHPWHWYLTQGFPVIAGSHLPFFFHGCSLAFRRYRILLVAIAWTVGIYSLLPHKEFRFIYPVLPFCMVFCGVSVANMKVWRRAAACGLLVTNLLVALYTGLIHQRGALDVMGHVRALCHNVSEYDVLFLMPCHSTPYYSHVHCPLKMRFLECPPDLGQPGHVDEADRFYDDPLLWLRTSFPHVRSRPTHLILFDVLEKEISAFLQDYIKTADVFHTHFQQGKVGGRIFIYERLQPPREHLGDNV